The Virgibacillus sp. SK37 region CATATGGGATACCGATTTTTTAGTGTAAGCATGTTGAGAAAGTGTATGTTTGCTCAGCTTGGTATTTTCAGGTAAAAAGACATGATTGACCTCTGCAAAGTCGTGATCCTCACCTGCTATCCAAAATACAGGGATTACAGGTATATTCAATTCCTTTTCCTGTTCCTTCGCATACTGAATAACTGAGATGATTTTATTTATAGTGTACATCGGTCCTGATAGCAAGCCGGCTTGCTGACCTCCTATTACTACGATACTATTCTCTTGTTCAAGCCGATTGATATTACCTAGTGTTGCCTCAGGTGCCTCCCATTGCTTATTCATTGTATGTAATACTTCACTAAGCTGTATACGATCAAAGTGGCGACCCTTCAAGTCTTTCACTCTCTGTTCTGTACTTTTGAAGGGATGATAATCAAAAAAACGTAATATATCTTTATCATCGTTTCTATATTTTTCTATAAGCTTATTCTGTTTATGTAATGTTATAGGGTCGATATGCATTGATCCCATGCTCCTTTTATTCATTATCCAATACGTATTTTACATAATTCATTCATAAATTTCATATGATCTGCCTATATTAACATGAATTAATAAAATATGCGTTGGATAACCCCTACCAATGATAACAGCAAATAAGCAAATAAAAATAGCAGGAATGTTATCCTCCATGTTAAAATAATTGCTTTAGAGATAACGATTTCCGTGTTATATCTCCATTGATAGAAAATAATTATACATAGAACAGATAATATGAGGACCAATATATACCCCGAATGAGTCTGGCCAAAAATAATTTTTAGTAACATAGCTACTGCGATAATATATAATATGGTTGTT contains the following coding sequences:
- a CDS encoding DUF3397 family protein; protein product: MKEFIIYLISIFVAVPLLATWFTYLVARKAGKSEIKAVRITVYVTTILYIIAVAMLLKIIFGQTHSGYILVLILSVLCIIIFYQWRYNTEIVISKAIILTWRITFLLFLFAYLLLSLVGVIQRIFY